Proteins encoded in a region of the Phacochoerus africanus isolate WHEZ1 chromosome 8, ROS_Pafr_v1, whole genome shotgun sequence genome:
- the LOC125134514 gene encoding DNA-directed RNA polymerase II subunit RPB11-a-like gives MHALPAFESFLLFKDEKITIHKDTKAPNACLFTIDKEDHTLGNVIKSQLLKDPQVLFAGCQVPHPWEHKIIVPVQTTPDYTPQEALLNVITDLISKLSLLEERLRVAIKDKQEGIECWTGRGPAWPGPALTLALLQAPCG, from the coding sequence ATGCACGCCCTTCCTGCCTTTGAGTCATTCTTACTCTTCAAAGATGAAAAGATCACCATCCACAAGGACACCAAGGCACCCAATGCCTGTTTGTTCACCATCGACAAGGAAGACCACACGCTAGGAAATGTTATTAAATCGCAGCTGTTGAAGGACCCCCAGGTGCTTTTTGCTGGCTGCCAAGTCCCCCACCCCTGGGAGCACAAGATTATTGTCCCAGTGCAGACCACACCAGACTACACCCCCCAGGAGGCCCTCCTCAATGTCATCACAGACCTCATCAGCAAGCTCTCCCTGCTGGAAGAGCGATTGCGGGTGGCCATCAAAGACAAGCAAGAAGGAATCGAGTGTTGGACGGGAAGGGGTCCTGCTTGGCCAGGTCCTGCCCTGACCCTGGCCCTTCTGCAGGCACCATGTGGATGA